The genomic segment GGGCAAAGGTGGTACCCTCCCATTATTCGGCCTGATAGGCTTAAGGCTAGTCCGGGCAGGCTCTAGGTTATCGCTCCGAGCTATCGAGGGAGCTCGGTTATACCCAGGTTCTGCAGGAACACTCCATGATGGATTATTCCTAGTAGGGTTCCGAGAAGTCCCCCAGGTCGATTTTTCCCAGTATTTTCCTTATGCCTCGGTTGAGCCTGTTGGGCCCTTTGTTCGGCCATCCTGGTAGCCATACTCCCCGAGGTCGCCCCCTGGTCCTCCGGGGTGGTGCCTGGACTTCAACAGCTCGTCTTGCCATCTCCTCGTTTAGTCATGTAGCTTCAACTAGCTGTTCACGCAACCTATGATTTTCATGCTCAACCGCTGGCATGTATCTTTTAGGATTATAGTAAAACTCCTCATTAGGTCTAGAACTCTAACCAGACCGTCCTCTAGGAGACGACGTGGCACTCTCTTCATCAGGGCTCTGGTCTACAACGAGTTGTTTACCAGGCCTTCGAGGATGGTCCTCAGTTCGTGGAGTATGCTCCTCGGGGATTTGAGGTAATGGTCGCCCAATAGTTCCAAGGATGTTCAGGGCGGCCATCGTCACTATGTAGGAGGTTTTATTCTAAACAATAGGAagaattgcttaatgctctcaatgaaaataCCAAAATGTTGATACCATTTTTCGTTAACTTAATTATGTAGAACAATAAATATTGattaggaagaaaagaaaagaaataaatttTTGCGTGGTTCAACAATTAAAATATGTCTACGTCCACGAGTCACATTTAATCTAGAACTTTGTATCAAGGCTTCAAGCGAAAGAAATTTTTCAGAGTCTTTTCTAGTACAAAATTGTGTGTGAAAAATAAATGACTAGGATCCAGGGTATTTATAAGCCTGATTGTAATAATATCTTCCCAtaaattcagggaagttacaacagaTATCcaaatttaattcaaaaaaaaatatttaaattataatacaaataaaatgcTTCATTTTAAATAAAGATTCCATTAAAATAGGAACTAAGTGCACGGTCAAACTTAATCAATAAGAAATAAGGATTTTCTAACAGTCTTCCGTGTTGTTGTTTAATCTTGTCTTCGAGCCTGACTTCTGTCTCGAGACACCTTTAAGACTATACTCTATTACAAGTTCACTAATCCAGTCATCAACACCTCAGTACTAGATGAGTTTGTCGAGCTCATTTCCTGGGGAAGACGATTTCCTTCGAGCTTACGACTTATGCTCGCAATCTGATGACGTGACGTTGACATTCTATGATAATTTGCACAAGTATAACGTGGAAATTCATTTATTTCGAGTCTATGCTTTTACAAGCTTACATTTCGAGGTTGTTTGCttaatctcgaaatttgggtgtaacaatggGAATAACAAGCTAATTCATTTTGTCGAGCTCATTTCCTGGGGAAGACGATTTCCTTCTAGCTTACGACTTATGCTTGCAATCTGATGACGTGACTTTGACATTCTATGATAATTTGCACAAGTATAACGTGGAAATTCATTTATTTCGAGTCTATGCTTTTACAAGCTTACATTTCAAGGTTGTTTACttaatctcgaaatttgggtgtaacaatagGAATAACAAGCTAATTCattttgttctttttttctttctattttgaataattatgttattttaaatatttttatttattactaaTTTTTCTAATTAAACACATGCCAACGTGTGAATGGCACGTGGCTAACCTAGTAATAACAAAATGAAGAACAAGGTAGAAGAGCCTATACTAGTTATATAAATGGGTAAATTGATAATTAATCATCCTATGTAGATGGAGCAAAGCTGGCCTAAGCTTTAATAAAGAGTTTCCACTTACAATACTAAAACGCAATGATTCAATCAATGTAGTCTTGAAATCGCTCTCGTTCGTACATAAAATGAGATTTTTATATAAGACGTTTAAACATACAAGCTAAACTTAGGaggataagaaaaaaaaaactatataaaattaatatatattaacatatataaaatgaaaatatttataaatGGGTGCATCATCCAAAACTTTAGGTATAAATAATTGCCACAAAGGAGAGAGTTAACTAGATACGTTGACTATAAAATGGTGCCAAATGTTTAAAATATTAACTAAAAATTAACAATATATTATATTAGAGTATTGTTATTTAACATTTTAAGGTGACTAACACTACATAAAGTGACACTTCATGATTGGTTAGCAATaactcataatacttattaaatttaaataagtacGACTCAATATTAAATTGCATCAATAAACATATACTACATGTGATGTTGCCTCCTAACCATTCTCATTAAATTAGGATTTTAGGATTAGCGTGTAACCAACTTGGTCCGCAACCTAGGATCAAGTCAACCCTAAggtttatgattaattaaattttatgtttaaattaaGAAATTGAAAATGAAGGAAATGGCGCCACGTAACCCAGAAGGGCACGTGGATTTAAGGGAATAGCGTAAGCTTAGCCTTTGATTAATCGAATCGAATATCTCTCATTCCTTTGTACTTTTAATTATTCTTTTGCTGATCCCCACGAGTGATCCAGTAGTAACGTGTACACTGTATCAGTCCATGCATGCCGactttttttcattattttattattataactcTTTACTCCAAATTACAAAACtgtccttttctttttattgttttcGAAACAGCCAAAGCTGATAAATTTACGGGTCCAAAACAAAACAAATTGTTATATGTCAAAGGCAATTTTGGTAAGTGGAGATTTGTGTGATATTACAAAATCATGCTCTACTAATAAATTGTAAATATTTAAGGAAATTCTACTATTTTAGTTACTCttgtttatattataattaattatttattgctTACTTAATACCATTTTAATATCTTATATATTGTAAATTAGTTTAAAATTGTATTAttttttcactaatttgatttttttttaatggaaaaaagttaacaaatatatttaatttttttaaaattaaaatatatttataaatttttattaataaaaaacatTTACTAAAATTACTGGAAATGTATAATTTTGAACTACCAAAATATTAAAATGGTATTAATAAttcaagaaaaacaataaaatatgaaaatgatatATTGCCAATATTTATACCACATCTTCTTTCCAATTATTTTGAACGATCAAATATTGCGAACTGTCATTATATCATCTCTATAATACAAGATGACATgactttataaaaaatatttcaaaaaatgaatataaataaaattactttgactaatatatttgttaatatttcGGGTATATTTTCTCCCAATTATCTCTCATAATAtttataagttacttaaaaaGTCATATATTTTGTTGGAGAGATCCTTTATTAAGATGTTTAACGTGGGCACTTTGGATATATTTATACACTTCAACATCAAAGTTGTTCCTTTCTACATGGGTTctctaaataataaattttacttATTCAATTAACCAAAGGCAAATTGTCAAAGATTTTAGTATTTACTTTGTCTCTATTAGTTACCATATGGTACTTCTGTTATGGAACATATTCATGTGAAATTAatgtatgtctatttggaggaAAAAAAGAACAAAACAACTTCAAGATTAGGTATATATGCTTGTATGTATCTATCTTTGTATGATCGAATAAaagctattaatatctccaaccAATCTCTTgtattgtttttttcttttttctttttttgacatCAATCTCCAACCATACATATAAAATCTCTAGTACATAATAATACACAAGGGTGACATTGGTCATTTCATGTACTACAAAACAGAGAACATTAATGACAACTAAGAAGGCTTTGACTTATCAACTAGTTCAATTGATCTCACTTCTCACCCAATCAACAATCGCCACGATCACCATTGGAGCCACGCTTGATCCGCCTCCTAAACAGCTCTTCGTAACATGAAAAACTCTTCTATTCACATACATATTTACCCTTTTCCTTGGTCCCAACGACTCCCCAACCGACCATTAATTCTCTTATCAAATATCACTCGTCTCAGCCCATTGGTCAACAAATACAAATACAAGTACAAATCTCTTCTCCAATCTTCACAGTGCTCCTCAAATTCCACTCACTTTTCTTCTCAAATTCTCTCTCTTTTCCCTCACAGACATTTTCTCGAACACTTTGTCAACAGTAATCAATGTTCACCATTGCCGATATCGAAAACCAGATGTTTCAGTTCCCTTCTAATAAGACACTGACTGAAATCGAGAAAAGATGGAAACCCAGTATCGAAATCGCTCCCAACTGCCCTCGCTGTGCTTCTTCCAACACCAAATTCTGCTACTACAACAACTACAGTCTCTCTCAGCCTCGATACTTCTGTAAAGGCTGCCGACGTTACTGGACCAAAGGTGGGTCCTTAAGAAACGTCCCCGTTGGCGGTGGTTACCGGAAAAATCATCGGTCTAGGTCCTGTAAGGTTCCGGGAAGGGGTCGTTCTTCGCTGAGTACTTATTCTCCAGACTCAACCGAGCTCTCTGAGAGCTCTAATGGCGACTCGGGTTCGGGCTCTCAATCCGGTTCGGACATCGACTTGGCAGCCGTGTTCGCCAACTTCTTGAACCAAAATCCGAACCAACCGGAGCCGAGTTCAAATAGAGCAATCGTTTCAGGCATTTCATCAAACATCTGCAATGCACTAAAAGACGGATCAGTCATCGAATCCCAGAGTCAACACTGCCTTGTTCTTGAAGAAACCGAACTAGCCCAAGAGTTATTAGCTCCTTCCCAAGAAGAGAAAATGGCAGAAGTAAATCTGGGGAGTGAAATGAATGATTTCGGGTTTCAAAATTTGCTAGGAAACGATGACGATGATCAAGTCGGACAAGACTTGTTTTGGTCCGATTCTACAGCCACAGCGGCGGCGGCGGCGGTGGAGATCACGCCAAGCTTTACGTGGCAGCAGGCAACGGTGGCGCATAATTTTCAAGAACTGGAAAGCTTTCCATCAACAAATCTAGTAAATGATATATGGAACTCTTTTGATTTTTCTGGGCTTGAGATTTTCTCAAGATCTTAGTATTATGGCATCCACCATCTCTGCTatatatattttacatttttgtaattttacaTAATCAATTAGTTTCCATGACATaaagaaagaaacaaaagaaaatgtCATCATGGTATATAATTTACAATgatataattatacaataatatcATTTTTCATCATACTAAATTTAATAATGGCTTCGATTCATAAGTAATTGTCAAATGTTTTATTATATGCAAATCTATGATTTCTTCCTCTGAATTTTCATGTGAGTGAGTGTTACGACATCGTTATAAGTGTGGAGTGACGGAGTGATAACCTATTTTTTTCATAAAATGGCATACGCAAATTTAACTCAAATACTT from the Humulus lupulus chromosome X, drHumLupu1.1, whole genome shotgun sequence genome contains:
- the LOC133804503 gene encoding dof zinc finger protein MNB1A-like, which encodes MFTIADIENQMFQFPSNKTLTEIEKRWKPSIEIAPNCPRCASSNTKFCYYNNYSLSQPRYFCKGCRRYWTKGGSLRNVPVGGGYRKNHRSRSCKVPGRGRSSLSTYSPDSTELSESSNGDSGSGSQSGSDIDLAAVFANFLNQNPNQPEPSSNRAIVSGISSNICNALKDGSVIESQSQHCLVLEETELAQELLAPSQEEKMAEVNLGSEMNDFGFQNLLGNDDDDQVGQDLFWSDSTATAAAAAVEITPSFTWQQATVAHNFQELESFPSTNLVNDIWNSFDFSGLEIFSRS